One Apis cerana isolate GH-2021 linkage group LG15, AcerK_1.0, whole genome shotgun sequence DNA window includes the following coding sequences:
- the LOC107997962 gene encoding exosome complex component CSL4 isoform X2, giving the protein MDKNKDIIVCVPGQRLCISDKVNIAGPGTYEQQGYIYSKLAGLVKLVEKENTRTVEVHGITEQSIVPAPGDIVTAMVTIVNQRFCKCSIKCIGDIVLTRPYRGILRKEDVRAIDKDNIQMYKCFRPGDIILARVMPMTEGHTYQLSTAENELGVVIAHSEEGVAMIPINWTQMQCPKTLRKEFRKVAKVIPEHVIADQ; this is encoded by the exons atggacaaaaataaagatattattgtatGTGTACcag gACAAAGGTTATGTATTTCTGACAAAGTTAATATTGCTGGACCAGGAACTTATGAACAACAAggttatatttattcgaaattagcTGGTTTAGTAAAATtagtagaaaaagaaaat acTCGAACTGTTGAAGTCCATGGAATAACAGAACAAAGTATCGTTCCTGCACCTGGTGATATTGTAACAGCTATGGTTACTATTGTTAATCAGAGATTTTGCAAATGTAGTATAAAATGTATAGGTGATATTGTATTAACAAGACCTTATAGAGGTATTTTAAGGAAAGAAGATGTACGAGCAatagataaagataatattcaaatgtaCAAGTGTTTCAGACCTGGAGATATTATTCTTGCTAGAGTT ATGCCAATGACAGAAGGACATACTTATCAATTAAGTACAGCAGAAAATGAATTAGGTGTAGTAATAGCACACAGTGAAGaag GTGTAGCTATGATACCTATTAATTGGACACAAATGCAATGTCCTAAAACATTACGAAAAGAGTTCAGAAAAGTAGCAAAAGTAATTCCAGAGCATGTTATTGcagatcaataa
- the LOC107997962 gene encoding exosome complex component CSL4 isoform X1 produces MDKNKDIIVCVPGQRLCISDKVNIAGPGTYEQQGYIYSKLAGLVKLVEKENTRTVEVHGITEQSIVPAPGDIVTAMVTIVNQRFCKCSIKCIGDIVLTRPYRGILRKEDVRAIDKDNIQMYKCFRPGDIILARVMPMTEGHTYQLSTAENELGVVIAHSEEGKLLKIILFFLLIIDNFYVTGVAMIPINWTQMQCPKTLRKEFRKVAKVIPEHVIADQ; encoded by the exons atggacaaaaataaagatattattgtatGTGTACcag gACAAAGGTTATGTATTTCTGACAAAGTTAATATTGCTGGACCAGGAACTTATGAACAACAAggttatatttattcgaaattagcTGGTTTAGTAAAATtagtagaaaaagaaaat acTCGAACTGTTGAAGTCCATGGAATAACAGAACAAAGTATCGTTCCTGCACCTGGTGATATTGTAACAGCTATGGTTACTATTGTTAATCAGAGATTTTGCAAATGTAGTATAAAATGTATAGGTGATATTGTATTAACAAGACCTTATAGAGGTATTTTAAGGAAAGAAGATGTACGAGCAatagataaagataatattcaaatgtaCAAGTGTTTCAGACCTGGAGATATTATTCTTGCTAGAGTT ATGCCAATGACAGAAGGACATACTTATCAATTAAGTACAGCAGAAAATGAATTAGGTGTAGTAATAGCACACAGTGAAGaaggtaaattattaaagataatattattttttttattaataattgataatttttatgttacagGTGTAGCTATGATACCTATTAATTGGACACAAATGCAATGTCCTAAAACATTACGAAAAGAGTTCAGAAAAGTAGCAAAAGTAATTCCAGAGCATGTTATTGcagatcaataa
- the LOC107997994 gene encoding ubiquitin-like domain-containing CTD phosphatase 1: protein MENVGKIIIVWGRKKIEIPDVNLDDTVRGLKIRIHKETGILPKHQKLLNLRTKDFTCLKPFKSPSSVCLPNKTSQDEEILRNLGMKSGFKIRLMGSREEDIAKVCHAPKDLPDVINDFQTEEEKLDIENVKMCLFQIQFRIDYYRFVELNPFREGKKLLVLDIDYTIFDHNSAMVLQGGGGELMRPFLHYFLIMAYQNYDIVIWSATNMEWINKKMKVLGVSNNPYYKIACHLDANFMINVQTSKYGTITAKPLAVIWGKYKQFSAKNTIMFDDNRRNFIMNPQSGLKIKPFRHAYITRRKDRELLKLSQYLTLIAKVDDFQTLNHRKWQEYIIDKTKEEKRNMEENEGRNE from the exons atggaaaatgtagGAAAGATCATAATAGTATGGggcagaaaaaaaatcgaaattccgGATGTGAATCTGGACGATACCGTTCGCGGTTTGAAAATACGAATACACAAGGAAACTGGCATTCTTCCAAAACatcaaaaacttttaaacCTTCGAACCAAAG ATTTCACATGTTTGAAACCATTTAAAAGTCCGTCAAGTGTCTGTTTACCAAATAAAACATCTCAAGATGAGGAAATCTTAAGGAACTTGGGCATGAAATCTGGGTTCAAAATAAGGCTGATGGGATCTCGTGAAGAGGATATTGCTAAAGTATGTCATGCTCCAAAAGACTTACCTGATGTAATTAATGACTTTCAGACTGAAGAGGAAAAGTTGGATATAGAGAATGTTAAGATgtgtttatttcaaattcaatttagaaTCGACTACTACAGGTTTGTAGAATTAAATCCATtcagagaaggaaagaaactaCTGGTGCTCGATATAGATTACACCATTTTTGATCACAATTCAGCAATGGTTCTGCAAGGTGGTGGTGGGGAATTAATGCGTCcctttcttcattattttttaattatggcttatcaaaattatgatatagtaATTTGGTCAGCAACTAATATGGAATGGATCaataaaaagatgaaagtGCTTGGAGTTTCAAATAATCCTTATTATAAGATAGCATGTCATCTTGatgcaaattttatgattaatgttCAAACATCAAAGTATGGTACTATCACAGCAAAACCACTTGCTGTTATTTGGGGAAAGTATAAACAGTTTTCTGCAAAAAACACAATAATGTTTGATGACAACAGAAGAAACTTTATCATGAATCCACAATCAGGATTAAAGATAAAACCATTCAGGCATGCATATATCACTAGAAGGAAAGACagggaattattaaaattatctcaatATTTAACACTGATAGCAAAAGTGGATGACTTTCAAACTCTTAATCATAGGAAATggcaagaatatataattgacaaaaccaaagaagaaaaaagaaatatggaagAAAATGAAGGAAGGAacgaataa